The Microbulbifer hydrolyticus genome has a segment encoding these proteins:
- the panC gene encoding pantoate--beta-alanine ligase, which yields MQVFHHVASLRKALAEARRDGKTIGFVPTMGNLHAAHIELVNLARQQCDVVVVSIFVNRLQFGLNEDWDTYPRTMQEDMAKLRAADCDFLFHPEEAEIYPNGMDQQTRVICPAMTDVLCGASRPGHFEGVTTVVAKLFNIVQPDKAVFGIKDFQQLAVIRRMVEDLCIPVEIVAAPVHREDDGLAMSSRNGYLTEEERPKVAVLNQSLNWARSEIENGRRDFAALEDEARMRIETAGFKVDYFSICNSKDLQPAAHDDREITLLGAMYTSGARLIDNVSLSM from the coding sequence ATGCAAGTCTTTCACCATGTGGCCAGCCTGCGCAAAGCGCTGGCAGAGGCCCGCCGCGATGGCAAGACCATCGGTTTCGTGCCCACCATGGGCAACCTCCACGCCGCGCATATCGAGCTGGTCAACCTGGCCCGGCAGCAGTGCGACGTGGTGGTGGTATCCATCTTCGTCAACCGGCTGCAATTCGGCCTGAACGAAGACTGGGACACCTATCCCCGCACCATGCAGGAAGACATGGCGAAGCTCCGCGCCGCGGACTGCGACTTCCTGTTCCATCCGGAAGAGGCGGAAATCTACCCGAACGGGATGGACCAGCAGACCAGGGTGATCTGCCCGGCGATGACCGATGTGCTGTGCGGCGCCAGCCGCCCCGGGCACTTCGAGGGGGTTACCACCGTCGTCGCCAAGCTGTTCAATATCGTGCAGCCGGACAAGGCCGTGTTCGGCATCAAGGATTTCCAGCAGCTGGCGGTCATCCGCCGCATGGTTGAGGACCTGTGTATCCCGGTGGAGATCGTGGCTGCTCCGGTACATCGTGAGGATGACGGCCTGGCGATGAGCTCGCGCAACGGATATCTGACTGAAGAGGAGCGCCCGAAGGTGGCGGTGCTGAACCAGTCCCTGAACTGGGCGCGTAGCGAGATCGAGAACGGTCGCCGGGATTTCGCGGCACTGGAGGACGAAGCCAGGATGCGTATAGAGACTGCAGGTTTCAAGGTGGATTATTTCTCCATCTGCAACAGCAAGGATCTGCAGCCGGCGGCCCATGATGACCGCGAGATTACGCTGCTGGGCGCCATGTACACCAGCGGTGCCCGCCTGATCGACAATGTTTCCTTGAGTATGTGA
- the panD gene encoding aspartate 1-decarboxylase — MQIEMLKGKLHMAAVTQAELWYDGSCAIDEDLVELAGLREFEKIDIYNVSNGERFHTYVILAERGSGIISMNGAAARRVQVGDRIIIAAYAQLSESEADSFKPKLVYLDEKNRVERSTNTIPVQMSEPA; from the coding sequence ATGCAAATCGAGATGCTGAAAGGCAAGCTGCATATGGCGGCGGTCACCCAGGCGGAGCTCTGGTATGACGGCTCCTGTGCGATCGATGAGGATCTGGTGGAGCTCGCTGGACTGCGCGAGTTCGAGAAGATCGATATCTACAATGTTTCCAATGGTGAGCGTTTTCACACCTATGTGATTCTTGCCGAGCGGGGCTCGGGGATTATCTCCATGAACGGGGCTGCAGCCCGTCGGGTGCAGGTTGGCGATCGCATCATCATTGCGGCCTATGCACAGTTGTCGGAGTCCGAAGCGGATTCCTTCAAGCCGAAGCTGGTTTATCTGGATGAGAAAAACCGGGTAGAGCGGAGTACTAATACCATTCCTGTGCAGATGTCTGAGCCTGCCTGA
- a CDS encoding bifunctional acetyl-CoA hydrolase/transferase family protein/GNAT family N-acetyltransferase, translating to MSSLANPKTNEPINWDQLLKSGCRIFLGSHAAVPNELMADLVANSRGLNDIEVTHVFTLSDNFWAERKYAELFTVNALYIGGTAVRNAVAEGRADYTPTFLSEVPKLFSDHVLPLDAALIMVSPPDELGYCSLGVSVDVVSSAVKNATTVIAQINPSMPRTNGHTFIHRDQIHAWMTAEAPIPESPPPEMDQAVEQIGQYVSLLVENGSTLQIGMGKVHDAVLRYLGNHKDLGVHSEMMSDGIARLMKSGVINNRKKTFHRNKTITSYCMGSKMLYDFVDGNPHVELYPAEHVSSPVKIARNDKMVAINSAIEVDLTGQVVSDSIGRLLYSGIGGQVDFIRGAALSKGGKPIIALPSTAKDKDGKLISRIVASLTPGSGVVTSRAHVHYVVTEYGIASLRGKSVRERTLEMIRIAHPDFRRELLEKVREFYWVPEYQEQAPTSVPELGAVEQKRYTFGGIEYTLRPLRPADERRLQEFFYTHNKETLMMRYNHHVTQMSREKSCSLVSVDQRRDLALCFIDNDGGREVIQGVGRYYFYEASNSCEVAFVIKESRRGKGIATTLLKEMEAIAQARGIEKMFACVRRDNKPMLAIFENNGFTAEPGDSMDELHLVLDLQSPNSAKEKD from the coding sequence ATGTCATCCCTGGCAAACCCCAAAACCAATGAACCCATTAATTGGGATCAATTGCTGAAAAGCGGCTGCCGCATTTTCCTCGGTTCTCACGCCGCGGTTCCCAATGAGTTGATGGCGGATCTGGTGGCGAACAGTCGCGGCCTCAATGATATTGAGGTGACGCACGTATTTACCCTGTCCGACAATTTCTGGGCCGAGCGCAAATACGCCGAGCTGTTTACCGTCAACGCCCTGTACATTGGTGGCACCGCGGTGCGCAATGCAGTGGCCGAAGGCCGCGCGGATTACACGCCCACGTTCCTCTCCGAAGTGCCAAAACTGTTCAGCGATCACGTGCTGCCACTGGATGCCGCATTGATTATGGTCAGTCCGCCGGATGAGCTGGGCTACTGCTCACTCGGCGTGAGTGTGGATGTAGTTTCCTCTGCGGTGAAAAATGCCACCACCGTGATTGCCCAGATTAACCCGAGTATGCCCCGTACCAACGGCCATACCTTTATCCACCGCGACCAGATCCACGCCTGGATGACTGCCGAAGCGCCCATACCCGAGTCGCCGCCACCGGAAATGGATCAGGCAGTAGAGCAGATCGGGCAGTATGTTTCCCTGTTGGTGGAAAACGGCTCCACCCTGCAGATCGGTATGGGCAAAGTCCACGATGCAGTATTGCGCTACCTGGGGAACCACAAGGACCTGGGCGTACATTCCGAAATGATGTCCGACGGCATCGCCCGCCTGATGAAAAGCGGGGTGATCAACAACCGCAAGAAAACCTTCCACAGAAACAAGACCATCACCAGCTACTGTATGGGTTCAAAGATGCTGTACGACTTTGTCGACGGCAATCCCCATGTGGAGCTATACCCCGCAGAGCATGTCAGCTCGCCGGTAAAGATCGCCCGCAATGACAAGATGGTGGCCATCAACAGTGCCATCGAAGTCGACCTGACCGGCCAGGTGGTTTCCGATTCCATTGGCCGACTGCTTTACAGTGGCATCGGTGGCCAGGTGGACTTTATTCGCGGTGCGGCTTTGAGCAAGGGCGGCAAGCCGATCATCGCGCTGCCATCCACCGCAAAGGATAAAGATGGCAAACTGATTTCCCGTATTGTCGCCTCGCTTACTCCCGGTAGCGGCGTGGTCACCTCGCGCGCGCATGTGCATTACGTCGTCACTGAATACGGTATCGCCTCCCTGCGTGGAAAGAGTGTACGTGAACGGACGCTGGAAATGATCCGCATCGCCCATCCGGACTTTCGGCGTGAACTGTTGGAAAAAGTACGCGAGTTTTACTGGGTGCCGGAATATCAGGAGCAGGCTCCCACCTCGGTCCCAGAACTTGGGGCGGTGGAGCAGAAGCGCTACACCTTTGGCGGTATCGAGTATACATTGCGCCCCCTGCGTCCCGCCGACGAGCGCAGGCTGCAAGAATTTTTCTATACGCACAACAAAGAAACCCTGATGATGCGTTACAACCACCATGTGACGCAGATGTCGCGGGAGAAATCCTGCAGCCTGGTGAGTGTCGATCAGCGCCGTGACCTGGCGCTGTGTTTTATCGATAACGACGGTGGGCGCGAAGTCATTCAGGGCGTCGGGCGTTACTATTTTTACGAGGCGAGCAACAGCTGTGAAGTGGCCTTCGTAATCAAGGAAAGCCGCCGGGGAAAAGGGATCGCCACCACCCTGCTGAAAGAAATGGAAGCCATCGCACAGGCGCGCGGGATAGAAAAGATGTTTGCCTGCGTACGCCGCGACAACAAACCCATGCTGGCAATTTTTGAAAACAATGGATTTACCGCGGAGCCCGGTGATTCAATGGATGAGCTGCACCTGGTGCTGGATCTCCAAAGCCCCAATTCTGCCAAGGAAAAGGACTGA
- a CDS encoding histone deacetylase family protein: MPTVGFFTSPACGLHEMGEEHPECPARLDAIQDQLLSSGMEYVLRFFDAPKATREQLERVHTPEHVESIFARAPSEGVEVLDEDTRMNPHTLDAALHAAGAAVEAVDKVIAGEIGSAFCSVRPPGHHAERDKAMGFCLFNNIAIAAAHAREQHGLERVAILDFDVHHGNGTEDFVAGREGYLLCSSFQSPYYPFSGTGELPDNVINTPLEAGAEGVALRELVENQWLPALRDFQPQMLFISAGFDGHIEDAMAQLRFREEDYQWVTEKLRDFADKHCDGRIVSALEGGYALSALGRSVVAHLKGLLGN; this comes from the coding sequence ATGCCCACTGTCGGATTTTTTACCAGCCCCGCCTGCGGCCTGCACGAAATGGGCGAAGAGCATCCGGAATGCCCGGCACGCTTGGATGCCATCCAGGACCAGCTGCTCAGCAGCGGCATGGAATACGTGCTGCGCTTTTTCGATGCCCCGAAGGCCACGCGTGAACAGCTCGAGCGGGTGCACACACCCGAACATGTGGAGTCTATTTTTGCCCGCGCCCCGTCCGAGGGTGTTGAAGTGCTAGACGAAGACACCCGCATGAATCCCCACACACTCGACGCCGCGCTGCATGCCGCCGGTGCCGCGGTGGAGGCTGTGGATAAGGTCATCGCCGGCGAAATCGGTAGCGCCTTCTGCTCGGTGCGTCCCCCGGGCCATCACGCGGAACGGGACAAGGCCATGGGCTTTTGCCTGTTCAACAACATCGCCATTGCCGCCGCCCACGCCCGCGAACAGCACGGCCTTGAACGGGTCGCGATCCTCGACTTCGATGTCCACCACGGCAATGGCACCGAGGATTTTGTCGCCGGCCGTGAGGGCTACCTGTTGTGCTCCAGCTTTCAGTCACCCTATTACCCATTTTCCGGCACTGGCGAGTTGCCAGATAACGTCATCAACACCCCGCTGGAAGCGGGTGCCGAAGGCGTCGCGTTGAGGGAACTGGTGGAAAACCAGTGGCTGCCCGCCCTGCGGGACTTCCAGCCACAGATGCTGTTTATCTCCGCCGGCTTTGATGGGCATATTGAAGACGCCATGGCCCAGCTGCGCTTTCGCGAAGAGGACTACCAGTGGGTAACGGAAAAGCTGCGGGACTTCGCAGATAAACACTGTGATGGGCGGATTGTATCCGCGCTGGAAGGTGGCTACGCACTGTCTGCGCTGGGGCGCAGTGTGGTGGCACACCTGAAGGGGTTACTCGGTAACTGA
- a CDS encoding cupin domain-containing protein: MSVKLLRVREGDGEREAGPVAKEKVLAGMPQQLTEHFFTNAKKNFFCGIWSSDSGKWTLTYSEDEFCYIIEGEAIVTDADGTAEKVSAGDAFCIPAGFEGTWETIGSVKKFYAIYEE, encoded by the coding sequence ATGTCGGTGAAGTTGTTGCGCGTTCGTGAGGGTGACGGAGAGCGGGAAGCGGGGCCGGTGGCAAAGGAGAAGGTGCTCGCAGGTATGCCGCAGCAGCTGACGGAACACTTCTTTACCAATGCGAAGAAGAATTTCTTTTGCGGCATCTGGTCTTCCGATTCAGGCAAGTGGACACTTACTTACAGTGAGGACGAGTTCTGCTACATCATCGAGGGTGAGGCGATTGTCACCGATGCCGATGGCACCGCGGAAAAGGTATCTGCGGGGGATGCGTTCTGCATTCCGGCGGGATTTGAAGGCACCTGGGAAACAATCGGCTCGGTGAAGAAGTTTTACGCGATTTACGAGGAGTGA
- the acs gene encoding acetate--CoA ligase, whose translation MSEVHTYPVPEKFAANTLVRNEDYERMYRQSVEDPQAFWSQQANDFLQWSKPFTKVMEEDLKKGHAAWFADGELNVSVNCIDRHLPARASQTAFIWEGDDPADSKTITYGELHEQVCRLGNLLKERGVKKGDRVCIYMPMIPEAAYAMLACSRIGAVHSVVFGGFSPDSLKDRILDSDCRLVITADEGVRGGRKVPLKANVDKALASCPNVHTAIVVKRTGANIDWDSKRDIWYAESVAEQATDCEPEAMNAEDPLFILYTSGSTGKPKGVLHTTAGYLLMSTMTFKYAFDYKEGDVFWCTADVGWITGHSYIVYGPLAAGAISLMFEGVPTYPDASRCWQVVEKHKVNTFYTAPTAIRALMGAGDDFVTKCDRSSLKLLGTVGEPINPEAWEWYYDVVGDKRCPIVDTWWQTETGAHLITPLPGATMLKPGSATRPFFGVQPALLDDKGHEIDGEGEGALVMKASWPSMIRSVYGDHQRMIDTYFSTFPGYYFTGDGARRDADGYYWITGRIDDVLNVSGHRLGTAEIESAIVLHEDTAEAAVVGYPHDIKGQGIYCYVTLKNGREPSEELRKELIDLCVQEIGPIAKPDIIQWAPGLPKTRSGKIMRRILRKIASNELDTLGDTSTLADPSVVEDLVDRRANK comes from the coding sequence ATGTCTGAAGTGCACACCTACCCGGTGCCGGAAAAATTTGCCGCTAATACCCTCGTCCGCAACGAGGACTATGAGCGCATGTACCGCCAGTCGGTGGAAGACCCTCAAGCATTCTGGTCCCAGCAGGCCAATGACTTCCTGCAGTGGAGCAAGCCATTCACCAAGGTGATGGAGGAAGATCTCAAAAAAGGCCACGCGGCCTGGTTCGCCGACGGTGAACTCAATGTCTCGGTCAATTGTATCGACCGCCATCTGCCCGCTCGCGCCAGTCAGACCGCCTTTATCTGGGAGGGCGATGACCCCGCCGACAGTAAAACCATTACCTACGGTGAGCTGCATGAGCAGGTGTGCCGCCTCGGCAACTTGCTGAAAGAGCGCGGTGTTAAAAAGGGAGATCGGGTATGTATCTATATGCCGATGATTCCCGAAGCCGCCTATGCCATGCTCGCTTGTAGCCGCATCGGTGCCGTGCACTCTGTGGTTTTCGGCGGCTTTTCTCCCGACTCGCTAAAAGACCGGATTCTCGATTCCGACTGCCGCCTGGTGATCACCGCCGACGAAGGCGTGCGCGGTGGGCGCAAAGTGCCGCTGAAAGCCAATGTGGACAAGGCGCTCGCCAGCTGCCCCAACGTGCACACTGCCATCGTGGTGAAGCGTACCGGCGCCAATATCGATTGGGATAGCAAGCGCGACATCTGGTACGCCGAATCTGTTGCCGAGCAGGCCACTGACTGTGAACCGGAAGCGATGAACGCGGAAGACCCGCTGTTTATCCTGTATACCTCGGGTTCCACCGGCAAACCAAAAGGGGTTCTGCATACCACGGCAGGCTACCTGTTGATGTCCACCATGACCTTCAAATACGCCTTCGACTACAAGGAAGGCGATGTGTTCTGGTGTACTGCGGATGTGGGCTGGATTACCGGCCACAGCTACATCGTGTACGGCCCGCTGGCCGCCGGTGCCATCTCGCTGATGTTCGAAGGTGTGCCCACTTATCCCGACGCCTCCCGCTGCTGGCAGGTGGTGGAAAAGCACAAGGTGAATACCTTCTACACCGCGCCTACCGCGATCCGCGCATTGATGGGTGCCGGCGACGACTTCGTCACCAAATGCGATCGCAGTTCCCTGAAGCTGCTGGGTACCGTGGGTGAGCCGATCAACCCGGAAGCCTGGGAGTGGTACTACGATGTGGTGGGCGACAAGCGCTGCCCGATTGTGGACACCTGGTGGCAGACCGAAACCGGCGCCCACCTGATCACCCCGCTGCCCGGCGCCACAATGCTCAAGCCCGGCTCCGCCACACGTCCGTTCTTCGGTGTTCAGCCGGCACTGCTGGATGACAAGGGGCATGAAATTGATGGCGAAGGCGAGGGCGCACTGGTGATGAAGGCCAGCTGGCCGAGCATGATCCGCAGCGTCTATGGTGATCATCAGCGGATGATCGATACCTATTTCTCCACCTTCCCGGGCTATTACTTTACCGGTGACGGTGCTCGCCGCGACGCCGATGGTTACTACTGGATTACCGGGCGTATCGATGACGTACTGAACGTATCCGGCCACCGCCTGGGCACAGCGGAAATCGAGAGTGCTATCGTGTTGCACGAGGACACCGCCGAGGCCGCTGTGGTTGGATATCCGCACGATATCAAGGGCCAGGGTATTTACTGCTATGTGACCCTGAAGAATGGTCGCGAGCCGTCTGAGGAATTGCGCAAGGAGCTGATCGACCTGTGTGTGCAGGAAATCGGCCCCATCGCCAAGCCCGACATCATCCAGTGGGCTCCGGGCCTGCCTAAAACCCGCTCCGGTAAAATCATGCGCCGTATTCTGCGCAAGATTGCCAGCAATGAGCTGGACACCCTGGGGGATACTTCCACGCTCGCCGACCCTTCTGTGGTCGAAGATCTGGTGGATCGTCGGGCTAACAAGTAA
- a CDS encoding universal stress protein: MQSILVILDKPKHEQIALQRALELADKTGAKLHLVSFVYEPVVAIPLLSGSILNVSDQIQKERRQWLQELQSEYTLPQGSSAEVVWHHDIPSWTLAYLDANQCDLVVKTAQKQFGRGGFGSIDWRLIEHLPTPLWLAVSTHWIKRDRIVAALDPAVENKLHVELNQRALKLGERFSHELNADLEAVACVPASDEIKDLEKFREQAGALLQAVDKVIADSGVTCKKTHFVTGKPAAEVNRVVDRNKARMILVGRGVRKGPKGFLLGNTAERILGRANTDILVVP, from the coding sequence ATGCAGAGTATTCTCGTCATCCTCGATAAGCCCAAACACGAACAGATCGCCCTGCAGCGGGCACTCGAGCTGGCGGACAAAACGGGAGCGAAACTGCATCTTGTAAGTTTCGTGTACGAGCCCGTGGTAGCCATCCCGCTGCTGTCCGGCTCGATTCTGAACGTCAGCGATCAGATACAAAAAGAGCGGAGGCAGTGGCTGCAGGAACTGCAAAGTGAATACACACTCCCGCAGGGTTCATCTGCAGAAGTCGTCTGGCACCATGACATTCCCTCTTGGACGCTGGCATACCTCGACGCGAACCAGTGCGACCTTGTGGTGAAGACCGCCCAGAAACAGTTTGGCCGCGGTGGCTTTGGTTCCATTGACTGGCGCCTGATCGAACACCTTCCCACACCATTGTGGCTTGCCGTCAGCACCCACTGGATCAAGCGCGACCGTATAGTGGCGGCACTGGATCCTGCGGTAGAAAATAAACTGCACGTCGAGCTGAACCAGCGCGCCCTCAAACTTGGGGAGCGCTTCAGCCATGAACTGAACGCGGACCTGGAGGCAGTTGCCTGTGTGCCGGCGTCGGATGAAATCAAAGACCTGGAAAAATTTCGCGAGCAGGCTGGTGCATTGTTGCAAGCGGTGGACAAAGTGATCGCCGACAGTGGCGTGACCTGCAAGAAAACCCACTTCGTTACCGGCAAACCCGCCGCTGAAGTCAATCGTGTGGTGGATCGCAATAAGGCGCGCATGATTCTGGTGGGACGCGGTGTGCGCAAGGGACCGAAAGGTTTTCTGCTGGGAAATACCGCCGAGCGAATTCTGGGGCGTGCCAACACCGATATATTGGTTGTTCCCTGA
- a CDS encoding VOC family protein: MLDHISLMVHDYQRSKMFYQLALAPLGYELVSEMAGWAGFGWGGKPQLLIKGGSSTTPAVHIAFSAEDRETVQAFHDAAMEAGGKDNGAPGLRPEYHEHYYAAYVLDPDGNNIEVVCHIPADAF; the protein is encoded by the coding sequence ATGCTGGATCATATTAGCCTGATGGTACACGACTACCAGCGCAGCAAGATGTTTTACCAGTTGGCGCTGGCGCCGCTGGGCTACGAGCTGGTTTCGGAAATGGCCGGTTGGGCGGGCTTTGGCTGGGGTGGTAAACCCCAATTACTGATCAAGGGCGGCTCCAGCACCACTCCGGCGGTACATATCGCCTTCAGCGCCGAAGACCGGGAAACGGTACAGGCGTTCCATGATGCGGCTATGGAGGCCGGCGGGAAAGATAACGGCGCCCCAGGTTTGCGCCCGGAGTATCACGAACATTATTACGCAGCCTATGTGCTGGACCCGGACGGAAACAATATCGAAGTGGTATGCCATATCCCCGCAGATGCTTTCTAG
- a CDS encoding PadR family transcriptional regulator → MSLRFAVLTLLDIEPGSGYDLKRRFERSVSYFWSASHQQMYRELHKLHAEGLLDCMEEAQEGRPDKKVYSLTDSGRRALAEWAAKPAAAQKIREPFLIQLFAGHHLSDAQLRAEVERHLQEHRDMLATYEAQNQRFYNRPVEQQERLWLAHQPLLLGIETEKTWIRWAEQLLERLDDTSH, encoded by the coding sequence ATGTCACTGAGATTTGCCGTACTGACCCTGTTGGATATCGAACCCGGCAGTGGTTACGACCTGAAGCGCCGCTTTGAGCGCAGCGTCAGCTACTTCTGGAGCGCCAGTCACCAACAGATGTACCGCGAGCTGCACAAACTGCACGCGGAGGGTCTACTGGACTGCATGGAAGAGGCTCAGGAAGGCCGCCCCGACAAAAAGGTGTACAGCCTGACGGATTCCGGCCGCCGCGCACTCGCGGAATGGGCCGCAAAACCCGCTGCCGCGCAGAAGATCCGTGAGCCCTTCCTGATCCAGTTGTTTGCCGGCCACCATCTGAGCGATGCGCAACTGCGCGCGGAGGTGGAGCGCCATTTACAGGAACACCGTGACATGCTCGCCACCTACGAAGCCCAGAACCAGCGCTTCTACAACCGCCCCGTCGAACAACAGGAGCGCCTTTGGCTCGCCCACCAGCCTTTGCTCCTCGGCATCGAGACCGAGAAGACCTGGATCCGCTGGGCGGAACAGCTGCTGGAGAGGCTGGATGACACCAGCCACTGA
- the alaE gene encoding L-alanine exporter AlaE: protein MSPQSLSQATEAIPVSPPVLVLEDEQPVETSQSTNTQLNERHNRRTRRDEWLLDIFAMNSFSWVIAIPIELLLAGMSWREHIQVRLLAVVFNTVIARPFSIYRNWVVERFGRGGSLHNYAVDTFVFLSFQLPLYTLNMILGGASAGEIATACITFVMIAGALGRPYGVYLDCLRRLWLNRRPAADTASAS, encoded by the coding sequence ATGTCACCGCAGTCCCTGTCCCAGGCTACCGAAGCCATCCCTGTTTCCCCGCCAGTGCTGGTGCTGGAGGATGAGCAGCCGGTAGAAACCAGCCAGTCCACCAATACCCAGCTGAATGAGCGACACAATCGCCGCACCCGCCGCGATGAATGGCTGCTGGACATCTTTGCCATGAACAGCTTTTCGTGGGTGATTGCAATTCCTATCGAGCTGCTGCTGGCGGGGATGAGCTGGCGTGAGCATATTCAGGTGCGCTTGCTGGCGGTGGTGTTCAACACCGTGATTGCACGCCCGTTCAGTATCTATCGCAACTGGGTGGTGGAGCGCTTTGGTCGCGGCGGCAGTTTGCACAACTATGCGGTGGACACCTTCGTGTTCCTCAGCTTCCAGCTGCCGCTGTACACCCTGAACATGATCCTCGGGGGGGCTTCCGCCGGCGAGATCGCGACGGCGTGTATCACCTTTGTAATGATTGCCGGTGCGCTTGGCCGCCCCTATGGGGTTTACCTCGACTGCTTGCGCCGCTTGTGGCTGAATAGGCGCCCGGCGGCGGATACGGCGTCTGCCAGCTGA
- a CDS encoding aspartate/glutamate racemase family protein: protein MHTKPIENNGIQGGAPAIGIIAGTATDTRFGLDFLAARQVPGIGLAISASPQAQTQLQALGRDELTRQLIDAIARLENAGASAAMIYCNSLSGAVDMTAVRAAVPIPVISPLDVYAELTQRYRNFGLLAANCQSCANIEREILAGNPSAKVIGIGNLQIVEDIEDGMPASMIVQQHALDDLAAALVKSGVQILILGCTHFDYFYEELLLHCDGIRLFLPSERMLAILQERVVQAA, encoded by the coding sequence ATGCACACTAAACCTATCGAAAACAACGGCATACAGGGCGGTGCTCCGGCGATCGGTATTATTGCCGGCACCGCAACCGATACGCGCTTCGGACTCGATTTCCTCGCCGCCCGACAGGTGCCGGGGATCGGCCTTGCCATTTCCGCCTCACCACAGGCCCAGACCCAGCTACAGGCACTGGGGCGGGACGAGTTGACTCGCCAGCTGATCGATGCGATTGCGCGCCTGGAGAACGCCGGTGCCAGCGCGGCGATGATCTACTGCAACTCGCTTTCCGGCGCGGTGGATATGACCGCGGTGCGCGCGGCAGTGCCCATTCCTGTGATTTCGCCACTGGACGTGTATGCGGAGCTGACCCAGCGCTACCGCAACTTTGGCCTGCTGGCAGCCAACTGCCAGAGCTGTGCCAATATCGAGCGCGAGATTCTGGCCGGCAACCCCTCTGCCAAGGTGATCGGTATCGGCAATCTGCAGATTGTGGAAGATATCGAGGACGGCATGCCGGCGAGCATGATTGTGCAGCAGCACGCGCTGGACGACCTGGCTGCGGCGCTGGTGAAGAGCGGCGTGCAAATTCTTATCCTCGGATGCACCCATTTCGACTACTTTTATGAAGAGCTGCTTTTGCACTGTGACGGGATTCGGCTATTTCTGCCTTCGGAGCGGATGCTCGCAATCCTGCAGGAAAGAGTCGTTCAGGCAGCCTGA